A genome region from Labilibaculum antarcticum includes the following:
- the ccsA gene encoding cytochrome c biogenesis protein CcsA produces MIWNHFLLAAGVSASTWLLAAFIPKRELIRNGLVLLGIASIAIFIGFLWISLERPPMRTLGETRLWYAFFLPVIGFITYWRWRYNWMLYYSLALSLLFLFINYIHPENFSKTLMPALQSPWFVPHVVVYIFAYAFLAASSLVAMRGLYQEYKGQLQPKIMLMADNLVYLGFAFLTLGLLFGALWAKEAWGHYWTWDPKETWAFITWLGYLVYIHRRLHMPSKFKSSLWILALAFVLLLICWFGVNYLPSAQFSVHTYSQQA; encoded by the coding sequence ATGATATGGAATCATTTTTTATTGGCGGCAGGAGTTAGCGCAAGTACTTGGTTGCTGGCTGCTTTTATTCCCAAACGCGAACTAATTAGAAACGGATTGGTGCTGTTGGGAATTGCAAGCATTGCCATTTTTATTGGCTTTTTATGGATTAGTTTGGAGCGGCCTCCAATGCGAACATTAGGCGAAACCCGTTTGTGGTATGCATTTTTTTTGCCAGTAATTGGCTTTATAACCTATTGGCGCTGGCGTTACAACTGGATGTTGTATTACAGTCTGGCTTTATCATTGCTCTTTCTTTTTATCAACTACATACATCCCGAAAATTTCTCTAAAACCTTAATGCCTGCATTGCAGAGTCCGTGGTTTGTGCCACATGTAGTAGTCTATATTTTTGCCTATGCATTTTTGGCTGCATCTTCCTTGGTAGCCATGCGGGGCTTGTATCAGGAATACAAAGGACAGCTGCAGCCTAAAATTATGCTGATGGCAGATAATCTGGTATATCTAGGCTTTGCTTTTCTAACGCTGGGATTGCTTTTCGGAGCTTTGTGGGCAAAAGAAGCTTGGGGACACTATTGGACATGGGATCCGAAAGAAACGTGGGCATTCATCACCTGGCTGGGTTATTTGGTCTACATTCATCGTCGACTCCATATGCCATCAAAATTTAAATCTTCTTTATGGATTCTTGCTTTGGCTTTCGTACTGTTATTGATCTGCTGGTTTGGAGTTAACTACCTTCCATCAGCACAATTCAGTGTTCATACTTACAGTCAGCAAGCTTAA
- a CDS encoding cytochrome c biogenesis protein ResB — MTKNTKTLWQSPWGYSESFLLAFGLLLIGFALEFTVGSASFGSLVFPQNLILGSVYILLIAMVYVLIRKKAIFKFLSGIPASIGAIAALSFLVVIMGVTSQTPMENRELVSRLGLNRLTSSIPFLIINFYLLFVLGMVVIQKLFPLKLKNWGFICSHLGLWITVFAAGLGSGDLQRLRMDLNENQIEGRAYDDKGNYMDLPLAIKLNDFKIEEFHPKLAVIDNTTGSLYEASKPSLIMIEDGLKCKLHDWEIIVDEFFVTSGRAGDRYYFLVDLGAAPAAKVRVITPAKDTISGWISCGSFNRPHESLKIDERFSVLMTVPEPKKFSSEVSIYTPDGQKQEQTLEVNKPFTVNGWKIYQLSYDEKMGIYSTKSIVEVVKDPWQIFVYIGVFMMMIGSVYMFWRGNKVKNEETLTGVSN, encoded by the coding sequence ATGACTAAAAATACAAAAACCTTATGGCAATCACCTTGGGGATATTCCGAGAGTTTTTTGTTGGCTTTTGGCTTGCTCCTTATCGGATTTGCTCTGGAATTTACTGTTGGCAGTGCTTCTTTTGGTTCACTCGTATTTCCTCAAAATTTGATTCTTGGAAGTGTTTATATTTTATTGATTGCGATGGTGTATGTACTGATCAGGAAGAAAGCAATATTCAAATTCCTTTCGGGGATTCCTGCTTCCATAGGTGCCATAGCTGCTCTAAGCTTTTTGGTTGTTATCATGGGTGTAACCTCTCAAACGCCAATGGAAAACAGAGAATTAGTGAGCAGACTTGGCTTGAATCGATTGACAAGTTCGATACCGTTTTTGATCATTAATTTTTATCTGCTCTTTGTTTTGGGAATGGTGGTCATTCAAAAACTATTTCCTTTGAAATTGAAAAACTGGGGGTTTATATGCAGTCATTTGGGATTGTGGATTACCGTTTTTGCTGCAGGATTAGGCTCGGGAGATCTTCAGAGGCTTCGAATGGATTTGAATGAAAATCAAATTGAAGGAAGAGCTTACGATGATAAAGGAAACTACATGGACTTGCCATTGGCTATAAAACTGAACGATTTTAAAATTGAAGAATTTCACCCCAAATTAGCTGTGATTGACAACACAACGGGATCACTTTACGAAGCGAGTAAACCATCTCTGATCATGATCGAGGATGGTTTAAAATGTAAGCTTCACGATTGGGAAATTATTGTTGATGAGTTTTTTGTGACATCGGGGCGGGCAGGAGACAGGTACTATTTTCTGGTTGATTTGGGAGCTGCACCAGCTGCAAAGGTGAGAGTGATTACCCCAGCTAAAGATACCATTTCAGGATGGATCAGTTGCGGTAGCTTTAATCGACCTCATGAATCTTTAAAAATTGATGAACGATTTTCAGTGCTGATGACTGTACCCGAACCTAAAAAGTTTTCATCAGAGGTCAGCATTTATACGCCCGATGGACAAAAGCAAGAACAAACTTTGGAAGTGAATAAACCTTTCACTGTTAACGGCTGGAAAATATATCAATTAAGCTACGATGAGAAGATGGGGATTTACTCTACCAAAAGCATTGTGGAAGTGGTAAAAGATCCATGGCAAATATTTGTCTACATCGGTGTTTTTATGATGATGATTGGTTCGGTATATATGTTTTGGCGGGGCAATAAAGTGAAAAATGAGGAAACGCTTACCGGTGTTTCAAATTAA
- the nrfA gene encoding ammonia-forming cytochrome c nitrite reductase has translation MKPIQESIGKKPMLGWAIFLVTLVVVFLLGLLASSIMERRAESVFAYTPQVKHDQWEPRNEVWGQNFPREFETYYETADTTFRSKYNGSAMIDMLDVDPRLVVLWAGYGFSKEYNQGRGHYYAIDDVRNILRTGGPTDENDGPMPATCWTCKGPDVPRLMNEIGVAEFYKGKWAGKGSEIVNPIGCADCHDAETMNLRISRPALIEAFERQGKDISKATHQEMRSLVCAQCHVEYYFDKKRVEGANYLTLPWDKGTSVEAMEEYYDEIEFSDWTHKLSKAPMLKAQHPGYEIYSKGIHADRGVSCADCHMPYKSEGGQKFTDHHIQSPLNNVSNSCQVCHREETDKLIQNVYTRQDQIIGNRDKLEELLVRAHVEAAKAWDLGATEAEMKSVLMDIRHGQWRWDYAAASHGGSFHAPTEIGRVISTGIVRAQEARISLARIFAKYGFNEEVSYPDIATKAKAQKFIGLDIDKLNKEKAEFKKNLIPEWEKKAKERESTYEVKM, from the coding sequence ATGAAACCAATACAAGAATCTATAGGCAAAAAACCAATGTTGGGATGGGCGATCTTCCTGGTTACATTGGTGGTTGTATTCCTGCTTGGATTGCTAGCTTCATCAATAATGGAACGTAGAGCAGAATCAGTATTTGCTTATACTCCACAAGTAAAGCACGATCAGTGGGAGCCACGTAACGAAGTTTGGGGACAAAATTTCCCAAGAGAATTCGAAACCTATTACGAAACAGCAGATACTACTTTCCGCAGTAAATATAATGGTAGTGCAATGATTGATATGTTAGATGTTGATCCTAGATTAGTGGTTCTTTGGGCTGGTTACGGCTTTTCAAAAGAATACAATCAAGGGCGTGGTCACTACTATGCAATTGATGATGTGAGAAATATTTTACGCACCGGCGGACCTACAGATGAAAATGATGGTCCTATGCCAGCAACTTGTTGGACTTGTAAAGGTCCGGATGTACCACGTTTGATGAACGAAATTGGTGTTGCCGAATTCTACAAAGGAAAATGGGCAGGAAAAGGATCCGAAATTGTAAATCCTATTGGATGTGCAGATTGTCACGATGCAGAAACTATGAATCTAAGAATTTCCCGTCCAGCTTTAATCGAAGCTTTTGAGCGTCAGGGAAAAGATATTAGCAAAGCAACTCATCAGGAAATGCGTTCTTTAGTATGTGCTCAGTGTCATGTTGAGTATTACTTCGATAAGAAACGTGTTGAAGGAGCTAATTATCTAACTTTACCTTGGGATAAAGGTACTAGTGTAGAGGCAATGGAAGAGTATTACGATGAGATCGAGTTTAGTGATTGGACTCATAAATTGAGTAAAGCGCCTATGTTGAAAGCTCAGCATCCGGGCTATGAAATTTATTCGAAAGGGATTCACGCCGATCGTGGTGTTTCTTGTGCTGATTGTCACATGCCGTACAAATCAGAAGGTGGACAGAAATTTACTGATCACCACATTCAATCTCCATTGAATAACGTATCTAATTCTTGTCAGGTTTGTCACCGCGAGGAGACTGATAAATTGATTCAGAACGTATATACCCGTCAGGATCAGATTATCGGAAATCGCGATAAATTAGAAGAATTACTAGTGCGTGCTCACGTTGAAGCTGCAAAAGCCTGGGATTTGGGTGCTACTGAAGCGGAAATGAAGTCTGTACTGATGGATATTCGTCATGGACAATGGCGTTGGGATTATGCTGCGGCTTCTCATGGTGGATCTTTCCATGCACCAACAGAAATCGGACGTGTAATTTCTACTGGTATCGTTCGTGCTCAAGAGGCAAGAATTTCATTGGCAAGAATTTTCGCCAAATACGGATTTAACGAAGAGGTTTCTTACCCGGATATTGCTACTAAAGCAAAAGCTCAGAAATTTATTGGTCTTGATATTGATAAATTAAACAAGGAGAAAGCAGAATTTAAGAAAAATCTTATTCCTGAGTGGGAGAAAAAAGCGAAAGAACGCGAAAGTACCTATGAAGTAAAAATGTAG
- the nrfH gene encoding cytochrome c nitrite reductase small subunit: MRKLFKFLTPPPQWKLPVLVSLGIFVGLGFYVLYLSKAASYLSDKPETCVNCHVMAPQFATYQHSSHREVATCNDCHVPHNNVFNKYFFKAKDGLRHASMFALRMEPEVIFILEEGKKVVHKNCIRCHSQTLTDPKLAALVPNHGHNTQDRVCWECHREVPHGRVNSLSSVPNARVPLPQSPVPDWLQEYMKESKLKNK; this comes from the coding sequence ATGAGAAAACTATTCAAATTTCTAACACCGCCTCCACAATGGAAACTACCGGTTTTGGTGTCTCTGGGAATATTTGTCGGACTTGGCTTTTATGTGCTCTACCTTTCAAAGGCAGCATCATACTTGTCCGACAAGCCTGAGACTTGCGTGAATTGCCATGTTATGGCTCCGCAATTTGCCACATACCAGCACAGTTCCCATCGCGAAGTTGCTACTTGTAACGATTGTCATGTTCCGCATAACAATGTATTTAACAAGTACTTTTTTAAGGCAAAAGATGGCTTGCGTCATGCAAGTATGTTTGCCCTGCGAATGGAACCGGAAGTAATTTTTATTTTGGAGGAAGGCAAGAAGGTGGTTCATAAGAATTGCATTCGTTGCCACAGTCAAACGCTTACTGATCCCAAACTAGCCGCACTGGTGCCAAATCATGGCCACAACACACAAGATCGTGTCTGTTGGGAATGTCACCGAGAGGTTCCTCACGGTCGGGTAAATAGTCTGTCTAGTGTTCCAAATGCTAGAGTGCCACTGCCTCAAAGTCCGGTGCCGGATTGGTTGCAAGAATATATGAAAGAATCAAAATTAAAAAACAAATAA
- a CDS encoding alginate export family protein, producing MKKPFRLFLILFLGLVPMISMAQLTFKGELRPRTEYRHGLKTLFNSTDDAALFTSQRTRLNLNYDDAKFRVGLSVQDVRVWGDVAQLNMSDENQLMLHEAWGEILFNESLSLKVGRQELVYDDSRILGNVGWAQQARSHDLALLKLKTDENGQFHVGLAVNNDSEDLKRTLYTRNYKNMQFAWYNRKSDQFDFSLLFMNVGMQTDVSTTELDLETRYNQTFGTIMNYRPGKISFTGSVYAQTGEHVSGKDLSAHMFNLGMNFPIGAGWKGNVGVEVLSGTDSDETDDYNSFTPLFGTNHKFNGHMDYFYVGNHVGNVGLQDIYGGVNYGKDKFSFATAVHLFSSQADLYSGSEKQDKYLGTEVDLSVGYKYSDNVVFKAGYSHLFAADSMQALKGGDKDETQNWGWVMIVFTPDFLKK from the coding sequence ATGAAAAAACCATTTCGCTTATTCTTAATCCTGTTTCTGGGATTAGTGCCTATGATTTCAATGGCACAGTTGACTTTCAAAGGAGAACTTCGTCCACGTACTGAGTATCGTCACGGCTTAAAGACATTATTTAATTCTACTGATGATGCTGCTTTATTTACCTCTCAGCGTACGCGTCTTAATTTAAACTACGATGATGCGAAATTTCGTGTTGGATTGTCGGTGCAGGATGTGAGAGTTTGGGGAGATGTTGCACAGTTGAACATGTCTGATGAAAATCAATTGATGCTTCACGAAGCTTGGGGAGAGATCTTATTCAATGAGAGTTTGTCTTTAAAAGTAGGTCGTCAGGAATTGGTTTATGATGACTCAAGAATTTTAGGCAATGTAGGTTGGGCGCAACAGGCCAGAAGTCACGATTTGGCTTTGTTAAAGTTGAAAACAGATGAAAATGGTCAGTTCCATGTTGGTTTGGCTGTTAATAACGATTCAGAAGATCTTAAAAGAACATTATATACTAGAAATTATAAGAACATGCAGTTTGCATGGTACAACCGTAAAAGTGATCAGTTCGATTTCAGCTTGTTGTTTATGAATGTTGGTATGCAAACAGATGTAAGTACTACCGAGCTTGATTTGGAGACAAGATATAACCAAACTTTCGGTACAATCATGAATTATCGTCCGGGTAAAATTTCTTTCACAGGTTCAGTGTATGCCCAAACAGGAGAACATGTTTCTGGTAAGGATTTAAGTGCTCACATGTTTAACTTGGGAATGAATTTCCCTATTGGTGCTGGTTGGAAAGGGAATGTTGGCGTTGAAGTTCTTTCGGGAACAGATTCTGATGAAACTGATGATTATAACTCATTTACTCCATTATTCGGAACCAATCATAAATTCAACGGTCACATGGATTATTTCTATGTTGGAAACCATGTTGGGAATGTTGGACTTCAGGATATTTATGGTGGTGTAAACTATGGAAAAGACAAGTTCTCTTTTGCTACTGCTGTTCACTTATTCTCTTCACAGGCTGATTTGTATAGTGGATCTGAGAAGCAAGATAAGTATTTAGGTACTGAGGTTGATCTTTCTGTTGGTTACAAATATTCAGATAATGTAGTATTTAAAGCAGGTTACTCTCATCTGTTTGCTGCCGATTCAATGCAGGCATTAAAAGGGGGCGACAAAGATGAAACTCAGAACTGGGGATGGGTAATGATTGTTTTTACTCCTGATTTCTTAAAAAAATAA
- the ccsA gene encoding cytochrome c biogenesis protein yields MNKFLNFLFSMQMMGVLIILFAFSIGTATFIENDFGTPAAHALVYDAWWFELMLLLLTINLVVNIFRYKLYKRDKWSILLFHAAFIIIFVGAGVTRYIGYEGNMHIREGQTTNQITTSSSYIDVQAQANGKISQTSEKITVSSVKTTKYSDDLNINNKNVEVTLKTMIPNAQSTISQDMNGAPIMEMVSVGNAGMAGIQDFTLGYNEQKNIGGNLLAFGGNPNANSIVFDYSDSLRMISPFEFSEVNMMGGDPIPMTANKWHVVSPKKLYDLKGSKIVIKNFFPAAKYKYIQGEDKNAPTVLVFDVKSGNEQKDLIVKGASNYVGTPSNLMINGINVTVAYGPKTMELPFSLKLNKFILDRYPGSNSPSSFASEVTLVDNEKGIEQDHRIYMNNILKHEGFRFFQASYDTDEKGTVLSVNHDLWGMLITYFGYFVLMLGMAWSLISPATRFKALGNKSKSLKTVVLSAFLILGSLLPASAQNQVLPIVPLKQSQDFGKLLVQDNGGRFEPINTMSSEVIRKITKKNKFQGYPADQVFLSMIVNPQQWQTVDMIKVGNSELAKELGISGKYGSFRHFLDAQGQYKLSKKVQDAYSRKPSQRTGYDKEIISVDERVNISYMVFTGEFLKIFPDPNDDMHAWYNPTAELAITGDDSLFVKKSILLLGQALNNGDFANADSYISGIKTYQNRFGQNVIPSPTKQKVEILYNNTNIFKRLFPYYLLIGFFLIVFLVIQIINPKFSVKWIMRAAMLILGIGFILHTSGLAARWYISGHAPWSNGFESMTYVAWACLLSGFIFVKKSDFALAATSVLAGLTLFVAHLSWMSPEVTNLVPVLKSYWLTIHVAIITASYGFLALAAILGMINLFLFNLQNKNNIDRIKSTVTDLTRISEMTMTIGLYFLTIGTFLGGIWANESWGRYWGWDPKETWALVSVLVYSFILHMRFIPGLKSVYSFNIASIWGYSSILMTYFGVNYYLAGMHSYAKGDPVPVPTWVYYSVAIVLALSFTAYYNYKKHNPEPEPEEVEA; encoded by the coding sequence ATGAATAAGTTTCTGAATTTCCTATTCTCTATGCAAATGATGGGAGTTCTCATCATTTTATTTGCTTTTTCAATTGGAACAGCAACCTTTATCGAAAATGATTTTGGAACTCCTGCCGCCCATGCCTTGGTTTATGATGCCTGGTGGTTTGAGTTAATGTTGCTTTTACTAACCATTAATTTGGTTGTGAATATTTTCCGATACAAGCTCTACAAAAGAGATAAGTGGTCAATATTACTGTTTCACGCAGCGTTTATTATCATTTTTGTTGGTGCTGGTGTAACACGATATATTGGTTATGAAGGCAATATGCACATTCGTGAAGGACAAACGACCAATCAGATTACCACATCGAGTTCTTACATCGATGTTCAGGCGCAAGCGAATGGCAAGATCAGCCAAACCAGTGAGAAAATCACTGTATCATCAGTAAAAACAACCAAGTATAGTGATGATTTGAATATCAACAATAAAAATGTTGAGGTAACACTTAAAACAATGATTCCCAATGCTCAGTCAACCATTTCACAAGACATGAACGGTGCGCCGATTATGGAGATGGTTTCAGTTGGTAATGCCGGTATGGCGGGAATTCAGGATTTTACTCTAGGCTATAATGAGCAAAAAAACATAGGTGGTAATCTTTTAGCATTTGGAGGTAATCCCAATGCAAATTCTATTGTTTTCGATTACTCGGATAGTTTGAGAATGATCAGCCCATTTGAATTTTCAGAAGTGAACATGATGGGTGGAGATCCAATTCCTATGACGGCCAACAAATGGCATGTTGTATCCCCGAAAAAACTATACGATTTAAAAGGATCTAAAATTGTAATCAAAAACTTTTTCCCTGCTGCGAAATACAAATACATACAAGGTGAAGATAAAAATGCTCCTACGGTATTGGTATTTGATGTGAAAAGCGGAAATGAGCAAAAAGATCTGATTGTAAAAGGGGCCAGTAATTATGTTGGTACGCCAAGCAATTTGATGATTAATGGCATTAATGTTACCGTAGCTTACGGTCCCAAAACCATGGAACTCCCTTTTTCTTTAAAACTAAATAAATTCATCTTAGATCGATATCCTGGTTCAAACAGTCCATCATCATTTGCAAGTGAAGTAACTCTTGTGGATAATGAAAAAGGCATTGAACAAGATCACCGCATCTACATGAATAACATACTAAAACACGAAGGCTTCAGATTCTTCCAGGCATCATACGATACCGATGAAAAAGGAACCGTTCTTTCGGTAAATCATGACCTTTGGGGAATGCTGATTACCTACTTTGGTTATTTTGTTTTGATGCTGGGAATGGCATGGTCACTGATTAGTCCGGCTACCCGCTTTAAAGCACTAGGGAATAAATCGAAAAGTTTGAAAACAGTAGTACTTTCAGCTTTCCTTATTCTTGGAAGTTTACTACCCGCTTCGGCACAAAATCAGGTGCTGCCAATTGTACCCCTAAAGCAATCGCAAGATTTTGGGAAACTGTTGGTGCAGGATAATGGAGGTCGTTTCGAACCCATAAACACCATGTCAAGCGAAGTGATTCGAAAAATCACCAAGAAGAATAAATTTCAAGGATATCCTGCCGATCAAGTTTTTCTAAGCATGATTGTAAATCCTCAGCAGTGGCAAACTGTTGATATGATTAAGGTTGGAAATTCTGAATTGGCGAAAGAACTTGGTATTTCAGGTAAGTATGGATCGTTTAGACACTTTTTAGACGCACAAGGTCAATACAAGCTTTCAAAGAAAGTACAGGATGCTTACTCAAGAAAACCATCACAACGTACAGGTTACGACAAGGAAATAATTTCGGTTGACGAAAGGGTTAACATTAGCTATATGGTGTTTACAGGTGAATTTTTAAAAATATTCCCTGATCCGAACGACGACATGCATGCCTGGTACAATCCAACTGCGGAACTAGCTATTACCGGCGATGATTCTTTGTTTGTAAAAAAGTCAATCCTCTTGCTAGGACAAGCATTAAACAACGGCGATTTTGCAAATGCAGATAGTTACATTTCGGGAATTAAGACTTATCAAAACCGATTTGGACAAAATGTGATTCCATCTCCAACCAAGCAAAAAGTTGAGATTCTATACAACAACACCAACATTTTTAAAAGGTTATTCCCATACTATTTACTAATTGGTTTCTTTTTAATCGTGTTTCTGGTCATCCAGATTATCAATCCTAAATTCTCGGTGAAGTGGATTATGCGTGCAGCCATGCTGATATTAGGAATTGGCTTTATTCTGCATACCTCCGGATTAGCTGCCAGATGGTACATTTCCGGTCATGCACCCTGGAGTAATGGATTTGAATCGATGACCTATGTAGCCTGGGCTTGTTTGCTTTCAGGATTCATATTTGTAAAGAAATCGGATTTTGCCTTAGCGGCAACATCTGTTCTTGCAGGTTTAACTCTTTTTGTAGCACACTTAAGCTGGATGAGTCCAGAGGTTACCAACTTGGTTCCGGTGCTTAAATCGTACTGGCTAACCATTCACGTGGCCATTATTACTGCCAGCTACGGATTTCTTGCCCTGGCGGCGATTTTAGGAATGATTAACCTCTTTCTATTCAATTTACAAAACAAGAATAACATCGATAGAATTAAGAGCACTGTCACAGATCTTACTCGTATTAGTGAAATGACCATGACCATTGGTTTGTATTTCCTTACCATCGGAACTTTTCTGGGTGGTATTTGGGCCAACGAATCGTGGGGACGTTATTGGGGTTGGGATCCAAAAGAGACTTGGGCACTGGTAAGCGTTTTGGTATATAGCTTTATACTGCACATGCGTTTTATTCCCGGCTTAAAATCGGTTTACTCCTTTAATATTGCTTCAATTTGGGGCTACAGCTCAATCTTAATGACCTATTTTGGTGTAAACTACTATTTGGCTGGTATGCATTCATACGCAAAAGGAGATCCTGTTCCGGTTCCAACCTGGGTGTATTACTCGGTTGCAATTGTTCTGGCACTTAGCTTCACTGCTTACTACAACTATAAAAAGCACAATCCTGAGCCTGAACCTGAAGAGGTGGAGGCATAA
- a CDS encoding cupin domain-containing protein produces the protein MKDANKVLEADEVIDIVSKYIDLSVIPFGQDKRSVVRVDPRQPMYGGEGIVYLLQMFDAGELINNRIGCFMVFLNKHDQAGFHDHGPRGEEEVYVVMHGEGNYSDKAGVDGEIRTTKITKGNITAVSKEGFHSLQNTTDEPLIIFVITTNKA, from the coding sequence ATGAAAGACGCAAATAAAGTCTTGGAAGCCGATGAGGTAATTGATATTGTATCGAAGTACATCGATCTTTCGGTAATACCATTTGGTCAGGATAAAAGATCAGTTGTACGAGTAGATCCTCGTCAGCCAATGTATGGCGGTGAGGGGATCGTTTACCTCTTGCAAATGTTCGATGCAGGTGAGTTGATCAATAACAGGATTGGTTGCTTCATGGTTTTTTTGAACAAGCACGATCAGGCCGGATTTCACGATCATGGCCCAAGAGGAGAAGAAGAGGTTTATGTGGTGATGCATGGTGAAGGTAATTATTCCGATAAGGCTGGTGTTGATGGAGAAATAAGAACGACCAAAATCACGAAAGGAAATATCACGGCAGTGAGCAAGGAGGGATTTCATTCGTTGCAAAATACCACCGACGAGCCACTCATCATTTTTGTGATTACAACGAATAAAGCATAA
- a CDS encoding FKBP-type peptidyl-prolyl cis-trans isomerase, producing the protein MKYSLLAIAFAFLVSCSSGPEKDFSLINEKQITDYIKANKLEATKCESGLYYAIDEAGEGVKPTSASTVQVAYKGYYLDGEVFDESSERGISFPLKGVIKGWTEGITYFKEGGKGTLLVPAHLGYGNYDTRGIPGGSVLIFDIHLISVN; encoded by the coding sequence ATGAAGTATAGCTTATTAGCCATCGCATTTGCCTTTTTGGTTTCATGCTCAAGTGGTCCTGAGAAAGATTTTTCGCTTATAAACGAGAAGCAGATTACGGATTATATAAAGGCAAATAAACTGGAAGCAACAAAGTGTGAGTCTGGTTTATATTATGCGATTGATGAGGCCGGAGAAGGAGTAAAACCTACCAGTGCATCAACTGTTCAGGTTGCCTATAAAGGATATTATTTAGATGGGGAAGTTTTTGACGAGAGTAGTGAGAGAGGTATTTCATTTCCATTGAAGGGAGTTATAAAAGGATGGACCGAAGGAATCACTTATTTTAAAGAAGGTGGAAAAGGAACGCTTTTGGTTCCTGCCCATTTAGGATATGGAAATTATGATACCAGAGGCATTCCTGGAGGTTCTGTTTTAATTTTCGATATTCATTTGATTTCTGTAAACTGA
- a CDS encoding FKBP-type peptidyl-prolyl cis-trans isomerase translates to MKYSLLAIVFAFLVSCSSSDDEKDYRVENEAEIVAYVAEHGLNATRSNSGLYYVIEEEGAGAQVTSTSDVAVTYKGTYTNGTVLDDSKGELVSFNLQGVIAGWSEGLSYFKEGGKGTLLIPSYLGYGSKDSNGVPGGSVLVFEITVFSDEMIADRNQAEIATYLEDKDLTAARTDSGLYYIIEEEGTGEFPTETSTVTVSYIGSFLDDTVFTESSVSGRQYDLAEVIKGWTEGIPYFKAGGEGKLIIPAHLAYGSYSDIYYGIPSGSVLIYEVKLISIDE, encoded by the coding sequence ATGAAGTATAGCTTATTAGCCATCGTATTTGCCTTTTTGGTTTCATGTTCGAGTTCGGATGATGAAAAAGATTATAGGGTAGAGAATGAAGCAGAGATTGTTGCTTATGTGGCGGAACATGGTTTAAATGCAACAAGAAGTAATTCTGGTTTGTATTATGTAATCGAAGAAGAAGGTGCTGGAGCACAAGTAACAAGTACATCTGATGTTGCCGTTACCTACAAAGGGACTTATACCAACGGTACAGTTTTAGATGATAGCAAAGGAGAATTGGTTTCGTTTAATTTGCAGGGAGTAATTGCAGGCTGGTCAGAAGGACTTAGTTATTTTAAAGAAGGAGGAAAAGGAACGTTGTTAATTCCTTCTTATTTAGGATATGGTAGCAAAGATAGCAATGGAGTTCCTGGTGGATCTGTTCTTGTTTTTGAGATTACTGTGTTTTCTGATGAGATGATTGCAGATAGAAACCAAGCAGAAATTGCAACTTATTTAGAAGATAAAGATTTGACTGCAGCAAGAACGGATTCTGGTTTGTATTACATTATTGAGGAGGAAGGAACTGGAGAATTTCCAACAGAAACATCTACTGTTACTGTTTCTTACATAGGTTCATTTCTTGATGATACCGTTTTTACTGAAAGCAGTGTTAGTGGTCGTCAATATGATCTTGCAGAGGTAATAAAAGGTTGGACCGAGGGAATTCCTTATTTTAAAGCAGGCGGTGAAGGGAAATTAATTATACCAGCTCATTTGGCTTATGGGAGTTATAGTGATATTTACTATGGTATTCCAAGTGGTTCAGTTCTTATTTATGAAGTGAAGCTAATTTCAATTGATGAATAG